Part of the Weissella coleopterorum genome is shown below.
GATGCCGATCATCCCCCATAATAATTTTTCTGAGATATGTACCACGGGTAAATTGTAGATCCAACCATACGGTGATATTTTTAAAAAGTTCACTGGAACATCCAATAAATTTTTTAAATATGTGATTAAAAACATCACTCCACCATAAATATATAGCACACCAAATAACTTAGGCCACCAACCTAGAAAGAAACTGGCAATTCCACTAAAAATCAAAATCGCTGGCAAATAACCCCAAACTGTTTGGCTCCAAAGATTTAAGGCCAGAGGTTGGTTTAAAACTAAATTAGCAATTCCAAATACTAGGGTTATCCCCACAAACCAATACAAAATCGTAAAGATCATCCCCATCAATGTATAAGTTAAATACATTTTGAAACGACTGATCGGTTGTGCACTTAATAGTTCAAAGTACCCGTTTTTAACATCACGTTGATAACGTTGCATTAAGTTCCAACCGGCTATCACTGCTAGAAAGCTCATAAACATGCTAATCATAACTAAAAAGTGTGCATTCAATTCATGTGCCAACATTTGATTGGCTGTTCCACCAATAATTTGATTAATTGAGGTATTATTTTTCAGCATGTCGCCCACACTTGAAAACAAACCTCCAAACATTCCAGCAACAATCATAATGCCGATTCCCCAGCCCCAAATCAGCTTACTTTCTAGTTGTAAATATAAAGTAAGCCATCCACGTAAGAACCATGGGGCGTGGTTGCGACCACGACCAGTTGATTTGAAAATTCCAAATCCTAGATCTCGTCGCTTAACCATCATTAAACTAAGCATTCCACAAATAATGAAAGCTACCCCTAAATAAATCGAGTACTTCCAAATATCACCATAATAAACTTGGCTGGCTTCCAACCAATTAAAAGGTGAAAGCCACTCAATTTGGTGCCAATTTTGCACATCAATGACTGAGCGCAAAAGATATACTACCCCTAAGAAACTATAGCTAAAAAGTTGAACGGAGCGACTTTCCGCAAAACATTGAGCTGCGACCAGCACAATTCCAGCAAAAAACAAGCCACTTAAACCAACTAAAACAGCAAATAATAAATTACCGGTCACTGAAGATCCATGCATAGGTATCATCCATAAGATTAAATAGACACCACCTGCGCTAATTACGTTTAAATAGACAATTTCCATAATGGCCGCCCAAAGTGGCGTTTGCGGACGCATTACATTGGACAATAATAACTCCGTTTCACCAATTTCTTCCATTTGCCTTGTATTTCGTAGGACCATTTGAATATTCATCAGAGCCATGATCACCGCCATCAAGGGTAACATGATCGCCCCAAAAATCACGGCGGTATTCAATGGACCGGCTGGAATTTTGGCAAATAAGGCCGTCATCATTGGTGTATCTAACATCGCTGCCAATTGTTGAACAGCAACTTGAGTTCCATATAAATCAACCAATTTGATAAGCCCCGATCCCATCATCAATACAATAATGACAAACCAAATTACAGAAATTTTCAAATCATTTTTCAGATTAGCACGGATCAGACGCCCCAAATTATTCTTCATCAGCCCCCTCCTTTGCATCATAATACTGCATAAAAAGATCTTCTAATGTCGGAGGCGTAACCATCAAATCCGAAACACCCTGCAAAGTTAATTGACCTGTCACCACTGGTAATTGTTCCCGAGTCACTGTGAAACTAATCTCATCTCCATCTTGTTTAAACTGATCAAATTTTTCAAACACCGTACTATCTTGCACCTTAGCATGGACATATAAAGCGGCATGTTTCCGCATATCAGCTAATGAACCGGTTTCAACAATCTGACCTTTTCGAATAATCGCCACCCGATCGACCATTTTTTCAACTTCAGATAAGATATGCGAACTCAACAGAACTGTTTTTCCGGCAGCTTTTAATTTCAAAACTTCATTTTGAAAATGACGCTCTTGGAGCGGATCAAGCCCACTTGTTGGCTCATCAAATATATATAAAGCTACATCCATACTAAGAGCCGCTATTAACGCCACTTTTTGCCGATTTCCTTTTGAATAAGTCCGGGCTTTTTTTCTTGGATCCAATTCAAATAATTGAATTAGTTCATCCACCCGCTTTGTCCGCGGATGCCCCCCCATTTTTAGTAATAATTCAATAATTTCACCACCCGTCAAATTCGGCCACAAATAGACATCCCCCGGGACATAGGCTAAATTTTGATGCGTTTTAACAATTTTTTTGGTAGCATCTTTTCCTAAAATGGTAATTTCTCCTGAACTAGGACGTAATAAACCTAAAATAATTCGAATTGCGGTTGATTTTCCAGCACCATTTGGCCCCAAAAAACCAAAGACTTCACCTTCATTTAAGCTAAAAGAAACATTTGTCAGAGCTTGAAAACGGCCAAATTTCTTATTTAAATCATTCACCTCTAATATTTTTGTCATAATAAGTCCCTTCATGGCTTTAAATAACGTTTTATATCTTAATTATGCCAAATCTACAAGTATTTTCAATAAAAATATATTTCTTATCTTTATTATTTACTAATTTTTGTCCATTCTCAAGATAAATGAATTCAATTAAGCCAAATAAAAAACTAATCACCAACTTTACAAGTTGATCATTAGTTATGATTACTTACTGAAATATCTTTTATGCTGTGAATTAAGTCCCACTCTGTTTTTCAAACGACTTGTGGGTTGAACTCCAATACTGCGATATATGGTAGGTTTCGATAATGATTATTATAGTCCATTCCATAGCCAATTAAAAATTCATCAGGAGCTATCGTTCCAATAAATTCAACTGGGTCAGCTTCTTGAATTGCTTGTGGTCGTTTATCCACCGCAATAGCTCGCGTGACCTCTATTGCCCCCCGTTTTAATAATGTCTCTTGTAAATACTGCAAAGTTAACCCACTATCAATTACTTCATCCAATAGAATTACTTTTTTCCCACGAACATCCGTTTTTAAATCATGAATGATTTTAACTTCACCCGTTGAATGATCTTCTTCATAACTGGCAACACGAACATAATCCATCTGCACATCAGCATTGATTGCCCGCAACAAATCCGCCATCCATAAATAGGCTCCCTTCATCACTCCAACAAAAAGAACTTGATCAAATTCATTTCCATATACTTGATCAATCTCAGATGCGACTCGTTCCACCATTTGCTTAATTTCATCAGTTGTTACAATTGTGCGTCCAATTTTACCCATTAGATTTTATCCTCGGCCTCTGTCCATAGATCAAACAAAATATTAGTTTGTTCGTTTGATGGTCCCACCGCAAATGTATATAATGGGGTTTCAATTAGCTCCTCAACTCGAGCTAAATATCGTTGGGCGTTTTGTGGCAGATCGCTTCGACGCTTCACTTCTGTAATATCTTCGTCCCAACCAGGTAATTCTTCGTATACTGGTTTTACGCGTTCTAGGTCTTTAAATGAAGCTGGATAATGTGTAATTTTTTCGCCATCAATTTCATAGGCTACTGCTAGTTTCAGAACTTTAATCCCTGATAACACGTCCAATGAATTTAATGATAAATGCGTAAACCCGCCTACACGAGCAGCGTGACGCATCACGACAGTGTCTAGCCAGCCAATGCGACGCGGGCGTCCAGTCACAACCCCATATTCATGTGCTACTTCCCGAATTTGATCGCCAGTCGCATCAAAAAGTTCCGTCGGGAATGGTCCATCCCCCACTCGGGAAGTATAGGCTTTCATGACACCAATGACATTCTGAATTTTAGTCGGACCTACTCCGGCTCCAATAGTCGCCCCACCACCAATTGGTGATGAAGATGTAACATAAGGATATGTTCCATGGTCAATATCTAATAATGCACCTTGTGCACCTTCAAATAGTACTCGCCGCCCAGCTTGTAAGTAATCATTAACTAACACGGCTGTATCTGTAATATAAGGCCGTAATTTTGCTCCATAGGCCAAAAACTCTTGCACTAATGTTTCCACCTCAAACCCACTATGTTGATAAATTTTAGCTAAAATTTCATTTTTTTCTGCTAAGACCGCCTCTAAACGCTCCCGCAAAACTTCTTCATCTAACAAGTCAATCATCCGAATACCTGTCCGCGCTGCTTTGTCCATATAAGCCGGACCAATCCCTCGACCGGTTGTTCCGATTTTTTGATTCCCCTTTTTTTGATCCGCTAATTGATCTAAGGCTAAATGATAAGGAAAAATAACGTGGGCACGATCCGAAATTCGTAAATTCGTGGTTTGAACAGCCTGATTTTGAATTTGTGATAATTCCTCTAGTAATGCTTTTGGATTAACAACGCATCCATTAGCAATCACCGCTAATTTTTGAGGATCAAAAATACCTGATGGAATCGAAGATAATTCAAATTTTTGGCCATCAACATAAATCGTATGTCCTGCATTATTTCCACCTTGATACCGAACGACCATATCAGCCTCTTGCGCAATAAAGTTAGTTATTTTACCTTTACCCTCATCACCCCATTGGCCACCAACCACGACAACTCCTGCCATTTTTGCTTCCTCCTACTATATAAGTTAATAAATCAATAACACATTTTTTGCATTTGTTCGTATTTTACAGATTAATGATAGCAGATATTTCGTATTTCAGCAATTTTTTCCTATTATTTTACAATAGTTAATTAAATTAGCCGTTTTTATTATTTAAAAAACGCAGATAGTTCGTCTTTTGCTATTGACTATTTTACATATTAATCGCATAATATAACTTTGTTGTTATAAATTTATATTTATTTTTAGGAGAATCATTCATGAACTTCATTGCACGCTATTTTCATCTGGCTGAACTAAAGACCACCCATCGTCGCGAATTTATCGCGGGGGTAACTACCTTTATGGCAATGGCTTATATCCTCTTTGTCAATCCAACAGTTTTATGTGCTTCAGGTATGGATAAGGGAGCTGTTTTTACCGCCACCGGAATCACCGCAGCCGTTGCGACTATTTTTATGGGAATTTTTGCCAATTACCCGATTGCAATTGCTCCAGAACTAGGAATTAACGCTTTCTTTTCATATTCTGTGGTTGTCGGAATGGGAATTCCTTGGGAAACGGCCATTGCGGGTGTCTTAGTTGCCGCCTTGATTTTCCTAGTATTAACTTTCTTTAAAGTCCGTGAAAAAATCATCAATTCCATTCCACAAGATCTCAAAGTAGCAATCGCTGCTGGAATTGGTCTTTTCATCGCTTTCATCGGGTTGCATGAAGCAGGATTAATTGTGGCTAACCCTGATACGATGGTGTCGTTAGGTCATCTAACTTCAGGCACATCTCTCTTAGCTATTTTTGGGATTATCGTAACTTTTGTTTTAATGGCTAAAAACGTCTCAGCTGCGATCTTTATTGGTATGGTGTTAACTTCCATTACCGGAATGCTCTTTGGACTCATTAAATTACCCACGCAATTACTTGCGCCGGCCCCATCACTAGCCCCAACCTTTGGTGTTTCAATTCAACATTTAGGTGATATTAATAGTATTCAATTAGGAACCGTTGTTTTAACTTTCCTATTAGTAACTTTCTTTGATACCGCTGGAACCATGATCGGTTTAGCAACTCAAGCTGGTTTTATGAAAGATGGCAAGATGCCCCGCATCGGTAAAGCGCTCGGTGCTGATGCCTTAGGAATGACCTTAGGAGCCATCACTGGAACCTCTCCCGCCTCAGCCTTCGTTGAATCATCTGCCGGAATTGCCGTTGGTGGACGATCAGGGTTAACTTCAGTCTATACTGGTTTACTATTCTTCGTGGCTTTACTATTCTCTCCTCTTCTTGCTGTGGTAACACCTCAAGTTACTTCAGCCGCCTTAGTGGTGGTTGGGGTCTTGATGGCCAAAAACTTAAAAGATGTCAATTGGAACGACTTTGCAATCGCTGCACCAGCATTTCTAATTGTCATTGGTATGCCTCTAACCTACTCCATTGCTGATGGAATTGCTCTTGGCTTCATTCTTTATCCGATTACTATGTGGGCAACTCATCGTCAGAAACAAGTGCCTAATATCATGTATGGATTAGGCATTATCTTCTTAATTTTCTTATTTATTATTGCCCGTTAATCTTGATCATACAAAAAAAGATTTGAACAATGTTGTTCAAATCTTTTTTTATTTTTATTTAATTAATTCAATTTTAGCCACATATTTTTGATCATCATCATAAATTAAATTTCTGAGATTTTGTAAAAGTAAAATCAGCCAAGCAAAAGCAAATCCAAACGCAACCATTTCAAATGCTGTTAGCGATAAATAACCCGATTTTTTGAACAAAATATCCGAAATAGCTAGTCCCCCTGCCATCACATATGAAATAACTAAAAATTCCCAAGAAGGCTTTGGAATCAACCAACGAATGGCAACAATCATGACCAAGACCATCATCACTAACCATTGAGCAATACCATCATGAACATGATGCATCCAACCCGGATTATTTGGAAAAACGCCAATCAACCCAACTGCAATCGCCGTAATCGAAAATAGCAACCGTAAAATAAATAATCGACGATTTTTATGAATTCCAGCCCCTAAGGCACTAAATAAATAATCAACAATAGTTAATAAAATCAACGCCGAAAAGATCAAGGTAAAATTAAAGATCCATCCATTTCCTACGCGGTCTGTCCCCAAATAACTAAAATTATATTGCCACCATCCAACTGATCCATTCGTCGCCATAGACATGATGATGCCTCCAAATAATGTGGCGATCAATACAGACACCGCTTGTTGAAACCGTAACCCTTGCGCGCTAATCACCATGATATAATTCATTGTTCCAACTAGGGCACCAATGATCAAACTCATCGTATAAATATCTAACCTTGCTCCCGCAAATGCAGACGAGATTACCCACATAATCAACGCGAGCACCGCTGTTCCCAAAATCCCATACGCTAGCGTGATCATTAGGATATTATACCAACGAATTATGTGACCGGCTTGATGCCGTGTTTTAAACGCCATAACCAAAAAACTGAGTGTTCCAAAACTACCGCCCAAATAGATCGTTATTTGGGTCAATGAATTGGCTCCCGTCATCCCCACCGTTGTTGTTCGTTGCATAATAAAATTAATCAACGCAATTAACATACTCACAATGCCAGTCACCATTGCCCATCGGAAAGCAATTTTATTAGCTTGACGAATACCTTCACTATTTTTATCAATGATAATTTGATCATCTACAATTTGCATTTCAATTAATTGTTTCTGATCCAGATTCAATTTACGGACAAATTCATCCGGTAATTCAATTGTTGCTTTTGCCATCCAAATTCCTCATTCCTAACCATACACCATAAAAACCACATTCATTTTATTCTAACAATGAAAATAAAAAATACCAAATTCACTTTTTAGCAAAACAATATCCCACACAATACACATATAAAAAGAAGTCATTGGATAAAACCATCCAATAACTCCTTCATTGATATTAATTAAACTTTAAAGCCAATCGTCATAAATCGATTTTTGCTATAAACTCTCGCAAATACCAACAATTCGTGATTTTAAATTAAATCGACATTTCTCAAAAAGAAATATAATCCAATTATCCCAACTTGTTGTAGTATTCAACGATAAGAGCTTCGTTAAAGTCGCCGTCAAGTTCTTCACGTTCTGGCAAACGAGTCAATGAACCCTTCAAAGCGTCCTTGTTGAACTCTACGAATGGCAAGTGACCGAATTGTGATTCAACCGCTGCCAAAATGTAGACATTCTTTTGTGACTTTTCACGAACTGAGATCTCTTGTCCAACCTTAACTTCGTATGAAGGAATATCAACACGCTTTCCATCAACTAAGATGTGACCATGATTTACCAATTGACGTGCTTGTTGACGCGTAGTAGCCAAGCCCATGCGGTAAACGATGTTGTCCAAACGAGTTTCCAACAAAATCAAGAAATTAGTTCCGTGAACCCCAGTACGAATTTGTCCAGCTTTGTTGAACAAATTGTGGAATTGACGTTCTGTCAAACCATACGTGAAACGAACCTTTTGCTTTTCATGCAATTGAGTTCCGTAATCAGAAAGCTTTGAACGACGACCTTGACCATGATCTCCAGGTGCATAGTTGCGACGAGCAATTTCTTTACCAGTTCCTGATAATGAAACACCCAAACGACGAGAGATACGGTACTTAGGACCAGTATAACGTGACATATTAATGTCCTCCAGAATTTTTATTTTGGTTGAATTCTAGAGAATCACCTCATATTCGTGCAATTTATCCTAACTTTCACTGCTGCAGCGCAGGTACTGGTGAGGCCCCGCCATTAACTGAAACGAGGGTGATAAATTGTTGACGAGCTTATGGATAATCCGCTGCAGTTTTCAACACTTTGATTAGTATACCAAATCGATACCATGAATGTAAAGGCGAGAATCAATTACATCTTAAATTCATAGCGACTACCTGCATATTGGGTCCGGACAAATTCAAACGGGCTCCCTTGATCATCAGTCGTAACTTGCGTTAAAACTAAAACTGGTTCCCCACTCTTCATGTCCAGTAAACGTGCCACACGCTCATTGACAGATGTGGCTGTCAATGTTCGGCTAGCTTGATTTACAATTAGCCCCTTACTCATTAAGGCTTGATACAGAGATTGAGTCACAACCTCTTCTTCCACCCCAACTAGCAATTCATAAGGAACAATTGCCACTTCAAATGCAATTGGTTCATCATCTCCATACCGAACTCGTTCCATTCGAATCACGCTGGTATCTAGACTAATTTGTAATTTTTCGGCTTCAAGCCCTGTTGGTACTCCCACCTTATAGTTAATAACTTGCGATGAGGCCTTTTTACCAACTGCATCCATCATTTCGGTAAAAGAGAAAGCACTATCCAAACTTTCTTGAAAGCGTTGGGTTGCCACAAATGTTCCAGAACCAATTCGTCGCTCTAAATAACCCTCATCAACCAACAGGATAATTGATTGACGAAGTGTCATTCGCGATACATTAAATTGTAACGACAATTCTCGTTCTGATGGAATTCTGTCCCCCGCCGACCAACGACCAGCATCGATTGATTCCTTTATTTCATCATGAATTTGAACATAAATTGGTTCTGTCATTTAAAATCCCCTATTTCTTAATGACTGCGTCTTGTGGTGTGAATTTGCGACCCAAACTATAGGTCGTCTCTAATTGCGTCAATTGAGCATCAAACAAATTGAAGTCGGCGTCTTTACCCACTTCCAATGTTCCTTTGTGATCTAATAAGCCAAATTCGGTGGCCTGATTTACAGAAGCCATTTGAACCGCTTCTTCCACCGTTGCTCCTGTGAATTGCATCATATTCAAAAAGGCCTGCTTAAATTGTAACACCGATCCAGCTAATGTGCCGTCTTCGAGGCGTGCTTGTCCAGCTTTAACCCAAACTTTTTGCCCCCCAACTCTGAAATGCCTTCTTTCAAACCTTTAGCCCGCATGGAATCAGTAATCAAATCAATTCGATGCGATCCCTTTAATTTGAAGGCTAAATTAACCATGTCTGGGGCAATATGGAAGCCATCAACAATCATTTCAGCATATAAATCTTCATCTAATAGTGCATGTCCAGTTACACCGGGATCGCGATGTTTTAAAGGACGCTGCGCATTATACAAATGGGTCACGTGTTTGACTTTCGAATTATTTTGTAAGAATTCACGAGTAGCATCTGAATGCCCCACGGATCCAATAATATTATGATTACGCAAATAGTCTTCAAAGACCGTTAAGTCATCTGCTTTTTCAGGCGCATAAGTGATTAAACGGACCTGATGCCCTGATAATTCATCCCATTTTTGGACTAATTCAACACTTGGTGCAATGATGTATTGTTCCGGTTGTGCTCCCTTATAGTGAGGATTTACAAATGGACCTTCAAGATGAACCCCTGAATCGCAGGTTCTTCTTGGGCCGCAATTTTAATCGCACGCATTGCGTTATCAATATTTTCAACACTTTGTGTCATCGTAGTCGGGAAAACAGAAGTAATTCCCTCCGTAATTTCATCACGAACCATCTGCACAATTTCTGTAGCATCTCCATCCATCGTATCAAACCCATACGCTCCATGGGTATGAACATCAATAAAACCTGGAACAATTACAGCACCATTTGCATCGACTACAGTATCAATCTCCCTAGCTTCATATTGCTTCATTGAAGCAACCATCTCGATGGTTTGATCAAACCGAATAAATCCATTAGCAATTAGCGGATTAGCGCCCGTTCCAGAATATATTTTTGCATTAATTATGACCTGACTCATAGAAAACCCCTTTCATTTTCGCAGTGGTATATACCATCACCTCCATTATAAACCTTATTGACTAAAAAACACGCTTTTTAGCGTGTTTTATTTAGCTAAGCCAGTGATATAAGTTTCACCCACAAAACCTTTTAAGCCATTATAGATATGTTTCGCCCGACTTTCTTTTTGAGTCATGCCAAAGACGGTCGGACCTGTTCCTGACATTTGCGCCACATCTGCTCCAAATTGCAGCATTTTTTCCCGAATTCTAATAATCTCAGGAAATTGTTTCGCTGAAACGGGTTCTAAAACATTAAACATCCCTTGAACTAGTTGTGAATACGACTCATGAGCCACCGCCGTCATCAAGCCTTGCATATCCCCATGCTCAAGTTTGTCATATTTGACTGTTCTTAATAATTTGGGGGTTGAAACACTAACCGCTGGTTTAGCGATCACAAAGTAGACCGGCGGTAATTTTTGTTGAAGTGGTTCCACAATTTCCCCACGTCCAGTCACCCGTGCCGGTCGTGAGTAAATACAATAAGGAACATCTGCATCGATTTTTAATCCGATTTTTGCCAGCTCTGCTTCTGATAACTCAAGGTTCCACAACCGATTTAAAGCTCGCATCACCGCTGCCGCATCTGAAGAACCGCCACCTAATCCCGCCGCAATGGGAATTCTTTTTTGAATATGAATTTCGACGCCTTCTTCAACTTGCGCTAACTCCTGCATTAATTTAGCTGCTTGGAATGCCAAATTTCGCTCATTCACTGGTAACAAGCCCGAAGTTGATTCAACCATGATATCACGGTGACAATTCGTCGTCTTAATCGTTACCGTATCGGCTAAATCAATTGAAACCATCAACATGTCCCATTCTTGTAAGCCATCAGCATGTACAAAAGGTGTATCTAAACAAATATTCAGCTTTGCATACGCCCGTTCTAAGACTTCCATTGTCTTTTCCTTTCGTTAATTGCTTTTGTCTTATTATAGCAAAAAAAGCTCAAAACTGCCTTGAAATCACATTGACACTCTAAGAACACTTATCTCAATCAAAAAGGACATCGATTTTAAAAATCAACGCCCTTCAAAATTTATCGTTTTATATTAACCTTAGGACTCTACGTTATTGCTATCATTAACGCATCGTGACGTCCTTACATGACCGTAAAATTAACCAGGTAATCAAAGTAGCTTAATTGATCTGTTACATCAATAATTAAGTTATCCCGCTTATAGAGAATCAAGCGCCAATCCGAAACCTTATTGTGATTTCTTTCGTCAATAAATTGATTCATGGTACCATCATGATTAAGCAGTAAATACCCTGCAAATTGTTCAAAAATCACGTTTAAGTCCGTTAATTTCTGTTCCATTTGCGCATTTTGCGGATCATAAAGTGCTACATAAAAATTACCTAACTCCGGACGCGTATTTTCAAAATACCATTTAAATGCTAGTAGATCATTCATCGTCATGCCCACATTCATTAAATAATCAACACTCAAACGAAAATGAATTGGTTCAATCTGCTCGCCCACGGCCACTACATGAAATAAATCAGCATAGTATTCAGCCAAATGTTGCCAAGCTAAAACGGTGGGCATTTGCTGGCCTAACTCAAATGCCTGCAACAAATCTTTATCCCATCCTAACCCTGTGCTGGCTTGATTTAAGCTTAAATCAAAAAATTCACGTACCGTTCTTAGATTATTCATTCTCATCACCCATCTATTATTTTAATAATTTCATTCTATGCTAAATATTTTCGTCAATCAAATGTAATTTATGATCCATAATCTCCCAGATTGGCCAATTTAAATCAAACGTGAATTTTTGGTCATGCGATACCAATAAAACCGCCCCTTTAAAATCTTTTAAAAATTGACTTAATGCCATTAACGCCGGCAAGTCCAAAAAATTAGTTGGTTCATCTAAAATCAAGAAGTTGGCTTGCGCCAACAATGTCGCAACTAAACTGACTCTAACCCGCTCACCACCACTTAAAGTTGCAACATTCCGCTCGACCATGTCTCGTCGCAATCCAAAAGCACCCAAAAAGTCACGCGCAACTTGCATCGACTCCACTGAATTTTGCATCACATTCCAGAGAATACTTTTTTGATCCTCTAACTGATCAACTTTCTGTGAAAAATACCCCACTTGCGTCTGTTGATGCCGTTTGGCATCTTCCATAGTCGCTTGTAATAGTGTTGTTTTACCCACACCATTTGGTCCCTTTAAACTAATTTTATCTGCACCTTTAATAACTACAGACACATTATCAATCAGGGATGGACCTGTTGGTGCGAAAATTTCAAGATCGATTAACCGTGCCAGAATCTGCGTGGAACGCACATTCATTTCATTTTGGAGCTTAAGACTTTTAGCTAACTTTGGACGTTCTCCTTGTGCTAATTGCCCGGCCTTTTGACGTAAATATTTGGCATTTCCAGTTAACTGCGCCTGAACGGTATCTCCTTTCAAAGTATTATTATTTCGTTTCACACGATCACCCGCCTGAACTTGCTTCTGCGCTTCATATAGTAATTTTTTCTTCTTCCGTTGTTCTCGACTAT
Proteins encoded:
- the ispE gene encoding 4-(cytidine 5'-diphospho)-2-C-methyl-D-erythritol kinase — translated: MEVLERAYAKLNICLDTPFVHADGLQEWDMLMVSIDLADTVTIKTTNCHRDIMVESTSGLLPVNERNLAFQAAKLMQELAQVEEGVEIHIQKRIPIAAGLGGGSSDAAAVMRALNRLWNLELSEAELAKIGLKIDADVPYCIYSRPARVTGRGEIVEPLQQKLPPVYFVIAKPAVSVSTPKLLRTVKYDKLEHGDMQGLMTAVAHESYSQLVQGMFNVLEPVSAKQFPEIIRIREKMLQFGADVAQMSGTGPTVFGMTQKESRAKHIYNGLKGFVGETYITGLAK
- a CDS encoding XRE family transcriptional regulator; translation: MNNLRTVREFFDLSLNQASTGLGWDKDLLQAFELGQQMPTVLAWQHLAEYYADLFHVVAVGEQIEPIHFRLSVDYLMNVGMTMNDLLAFKWYFENTRPELGNFYVALYDPQNAQMEQKLTDLNVIFEQFAGYLLLNHDGTMNQFIDERNHNKVSDWRLILYKRDNLIIDVTDQLSYFDYLVNFTVM
- a CDS encoding ATP-binding cassette domain-containing protein, whose translation is MIKINKVEKANGQGKLFLADQLLAQKGDKIGIVGPNGVGKSTLLQMILGQDLEYLGKIQVQGFIENVPQMIVDQKQESGGEMVWRRIREAIGQRPDILILDEPTANLDEAHQNQLVQQLKYYRGILLVVSHDVYFLEQITNQIWAFEQNVITPYHLNYVDYQRQTKQKFEQANQVYSREQRKKKKLLYEAQKQVQAGDRVKRNNNTLKGDTVQAQLTGNAKYLRQKAGQLAQGERPKLAKSLKLQNEMNVRSTQILARLIDLEIFAPTGPSLIDNVSVVIKGADKISLKGPNGVGKTTLLQATMEDAKRHQQTQVGYFSQKVDQLEDQKSILWNVMQNSVESMQVARDFLGAFGLRRDMVERNVATLSGGERVRVSLVATLLAQANFLILDEPTNFLDLPALMALSQFLKDFKGAVLLVSHDQKFTFDLNWPIWEIMDHKLHLIDENI